One Sulfurovum zhangzhouensis genomic window, GTTGCATATCCAGAAGCTGGATGATATCCAATTCTTTTTCGGTGATCACATCAAGACCGACAACACCGATATCTGCTGCACCATGTTCTACATAGGTCGGTACATCCTGATTACGAACATTCAAAAAACGGAATTCACCCATATCCAGGATCAGTTCACGTCCTTCAAACTTAAACTCTCCGCCAAAGATCTCTGCAAAGATCTCTAACGTCTGCTCTGCGATTCTTCCTTTTGGAAGTGCTACTGTCAACATACAGTCTGTCCTTAACTTTTAATTTGCACCCAGTGCGTTATACATCCCGTCAAATACTAAGCGTTCATCAAAGATCGCATCTTCAAAAAAGCGGCTTAAAAACTGTCCGTCACCTCCGGTAAAATAGAGGGGTTGATCATCCCTATGCTGATCAATGAGTGCTTTTATAGACGCGATTATACCATAGCTTATCCCATCTTTGGTTGTAAGGGGTAGTTTATCTAGGGCTATAGATTGATTGATCTTGATATCTAGTGCCGGAGATATCCTGCGGTAACTATCAAGATATGCATTGATCCCGGGGAGGATAAAACCTCCCTTATATGTACCGTTTTTCACTATATCTACAGTGATTGCTGAGCCTGCATCTACAAAGATACCGTCTCTATGACTTAAACAAAGTGCCTTTCTATCCACACCCATTGTTTCATAAGCACCTTGAAGTACCACCTTAGCGGCGATATTTTCCCAGTTCTGGATCTGGGTGATCTTCTGATCGAGCGTGTGACTTACGGAGATATAGTAAAGCTTACGGTCTTGATAGTGATCGATAGCCTCTTCATGCTTCAAATGAAATATCTGCCCATTATCAAGGATATGCACATGCGTATTGCCGATATCGGCTAAAAGTCTATTTTGCACTGCTTGATACCCCTTTGCTCCAGACTGTCCAACCATGATCTTGCAAAAATGCCTTGGCTTTGGAACAAAGCGGTGCATGAATAAGGATATATTTTTGAGTGATTTTTGCTTCTATCATCTTTTCAAGCTTCTCATGTAATCCTATCAATTCATGCGCCTCTTTCTGTAATACCCTGCTCTTTTTTTCCAACTGCATGACTAATGAATAGTAGCCTTTGAGGTCAACTCCAAGGTAGATCTCTACTTTTTTTCTAGAGCCCAGTTCTTTTGGCTTGATCTC contains:
- a CDS encoding type III pantothenate kinase, yielding MQNRLLADIGNTHVHILDNGQIFHLKHEEAIDHYQDRKLYYISVSHTLDQKITQIQNWENIAAKVVLQGAYETMGVDRKALCLSHRDGIFVDAGSAITVDIVKNGTYKGGFILPGINAYLDSYRRISPALDIKINQSIALDKLPLTTKDGISYGIIASIKALIDQHRDDQPLYFTGGDGQFLSRFFEDAIFDERLVFDGMYNALGAN